Proteins encoded by one window of Streptacidiphilus sp. PB12-B1b:
- a CDS encoding WXG100 family type VII secretion target, translated as MTTPSGSGSVLRGDPAVMAQGAQIINGKIGEVKTILVATNEAVTSLSGGWTSDAASAFTNIMGQWDQDMVNVIAALERIEAQLTQTKFSYDKQQYEAIGLTSDFARTLSGLTPQIPK; from the coding sequence ATGACGACACCCTCGGGCAGCGGCAGCGTCCTGCGGGGCGACCCGGCGGTCATGGCCCAGGGCGCCCAGATCATCAACGGGAAGATCGGCGAGGTGAAGACCATCCTGGTCGCCACCAACGAGGCCGTCACCTCCCTCAGCGGCGGCTGGACCAGCGACGCCGCCAGCGCCTTCACCAACATCATGGGCCAGTGGGACCAGGACATGGTCAACGTCATCGCCGCGCTGGAGCGCATCGAGGCGCAGCTCACCCAGACCAAGTTCAGCTACGACAAGCAGCAGTACGAGGCCATCGGGCTCACCAGCGACTTCGCCAGGACGCTGTCCGGCCTGACGCCGCAGATCCCCAAGTAG
- a CDS encoding WXG100 family type VII secretion target: MATGDSGSGFYAHIPTMNQAMDDLMIAEQKLRAILDDLDQQIRPMLNSWDGNAKDMYTACQTEWNAACTDMAALLQGAGITVNQASTLYGTVDAQVASAWQSMR; encoded by the coding sequence ATGGCGACCGGCGACAGCGGCTCGGGCTTCTACGCCCACATCCCCACCATGAACCAGGCCATGGACGACCTGATGATCGCCGAGCAGAAGCTCCGCGCCATCCTGGACGACCTGGACCAGCAGATCCGTCCGATGCTCAACTCCTGGGACGGCAACGCCAAGGACATGTACACGGCCTGCCAGACCGAGTGGAACGCGGCCTGCACCGACATGGCCGCGCTGCTCCAGGGCGCCGGCATCACCGTCAACCAGGCCAGCACGCTCTACGGCACCGTCGACGCCCAGGTCGCCTCGGCCTGGCAGAGCATGCGCTAG
- a CDS encoding YbaB/EbfC family nucleoid-associated protein has protein sequence MSQDAEQRLQGVIDSYRQKRDGIMEMRRRLSTTEATIRSRDRQVSVTVDALGQLKTLKFDNKDYQSMEPGELSALILGTLEKARASVRAETGRIMAPFLPQGTSFDDLSKGQLDWDRLLPESPRTPEQVRELLTLQLKSDAEADTDQD, from the coding sequence ATGAGCCAGGACGCGGAGCAGCGGCTCCAGGGAGTCATCGACAGCTACCGGCAGAAGCGCGACGGCATCATGGAGATGCGCCGCAGGCTCTCCACCACCGAGGCCACCATCCGTTCGCGCGACCGTCAGGTCAGCGTGACGGTCGACGCCCTGGGCCAGTTGAAGACGCTGAAGTTCGACAACAAGGACTACCAGTCGATGGAGCCGGGCGAGCTGTCGGCGCTGATCCTCGGCACCCTGGAGAAGGCCCGGGCCTCGGTCCGCGCCGAGACGGGCAGGATCATGGCCCCCTTCCTGCCGCAGGGCACCTCCTTCGACGACCTGTCCAAGGGCCAACTGGACTGGGACCGGCTGCTGCCGGAGAGCCCGCGCACCCCGGAGCAGGTCCGCGAGCTGCTGACGCTCCAGCTGAAGTCCGACGCCGAGGCCGACACCGACCAGGACTGA
- a CDS encoding MinD/ParA family protein: MISLKGGVGKTSTALGIGSTLAAERADRVIAVDANPDAGTLGRRVRQETDSTIRDLLTAVPRLHSYMDIRPFTSQGPSGLEILANDVDPAVTATFSDQDYRRVMDLLSSQYPVVLTDSGTGLLYSAMRGVLDLADQLVVATTPSVDGAISASTTMDWLAANGYADLVGRSVTVVSGVRESGRLVRTEELVRHFETRCAGVVVVPFDEQLAAGAEFDLARLRPRTRAAYFDLTALVSRGMSRSQQES; the protein is encoded by the coding sequence GTGATCAGCCTCAAGGGCGGTGTGGGCAAGACCTCGACCGCGCTCGGCATCGGCTCCACGCTGGCGGCCGAGCGGGCCGACCGGGTCATCGCCGTCGACGCCAACCCGGACGCGGGGACGCTGGGCCGCCGGGTCCGGCAGGAGACCGACTCGACCATCCGCGACCTGCTGACGGCCGTCCCCCGGCTGCACAGCTACATGGACATCCGGCCGTTCACCTCGCAGGGCCCGAGCGGACTGGAGATCCTCGCCAACGACGTCGACCCGGCGGTCACCGCGACCTTCAGCGACCAGGACTACCGCCGGGTGATGGACCTGCTGAGCAGCCAGTACCCGGTGGTGCTGACCGACTCCGGCACCGGCCTGCTCTACAGCGCCATGCGCGGCGTGCTGGACCTCGCCGACCAGCTGGTGGTGGCGACCACGCCCAGCGTGGACGGCGCCATCAGCGCCAGCACCACCATGGACTGGCTGGCCGCCAACGGCTACGCCGACCTGGTGGGCCGCAGTGTGACGGTGGTCTCCGGGGTGCGCGAGTCGGGGCGGCTGGTGCGCACCGAGGAGCTGGTCCGGCACTTCGAGACGCGCTGCGCCGGGGTGGTCGTGGTGCCGTTCGACGAACAGCTGGCCGCGGGCGCGGAGTTCGACCTGGCCCGGCTGCGGCCTCGGACCCGGGCCGCGTACTTCGACCTGACCGCCCTGGTCTCCCGGGGCATGTCCCGATCGCAGCAGGAGAGTTGA
- a CDS encoding sensor histidine kinase: protein MTALELSAQILGALLCAAAGAAGHWAFARRRHRGTEERLGTRVEQATFDTLHRASLAAPPLRAGLTPETARKAARRLRSLLGTPVLCLTSADDVLAWDGSAEHHRASVMALAAATLKDGRPRAVSAPCDQPGCAVQRAVVAPLTVDSKVLGCLVALGPQETPMLLRATGEVARWVSVQLELAELERARSRLIEAEIRTLRAQISPHFIFNSLAAIASFVRTDPQRARDLLLEFADFTRYSFRRHGDFTTLADELGSIDQYLNLVRARFGERLQVTLRVAPEVLPVALPFLCLQPLVENAVKHGIEGRPGRSRITITADDDGAEARVVIRDDGVGMDPERLRAVLSGEGGPSTGIGLGNVDERLRQVYGPDHGLVIETAAGAGMRITVRLPKFHPGVHADGPDRQR from the coding sequence ATGACCGCACTCGAGCTGTCCGCGCAGATCCTGGGCGCGCTGCTGTGCGCGGCGGCCGGGGCCGCCGGGCACTGGGCGTTCGCCCGCCGCCGTCACCGGGGCACCGAGGAGCGCCTCGGCACCCGCGTCGAGCAGGCCACCTTCGACACGCTGCACCGGGCGTCCCTGGCCGCGCCGCCGCTGCGCGCCGGGCTCACCCCGGAGACCGCCCGCAAAGCCGCCCGGCGGCTGCGCTCGCTGCTCGGCACCCCCGTGCTCTGCCTGACCAGCGCCGACGACGTGCTGGCCTGGGACGGCAGCGCCGAACACCACCGCGCCTCGGTGATGGCGCTGGCCGCCGCCACCCTCAAGGACGGCCGGCCGCGCGCCGTCTCCGCCCCCTGCGACCAGCCCGGCTGCGCCGTCCAGCGGGCGGTGGTGGCCCCGCTGACGGTCGACAGCAAGGTCCTCGGCTGCCTGGTGGCCCTCGGCCCGCAGGAGACCCCGATGCTGCTGCGCGCCACCGGCGAGGTGGCTCGCTGGGTGTCGGTGCAGCTGGAGCTGGCGGAGCTGGAACGGGCCCGCTCCCGGCTGATCGAGGCCGAGATCCGCACCCTGCGCGCGCAGATCTCGCCGCACTTCATCTTCAACTCCCTGGCCGCGATCGCCTCCTTCGTCCGCACCGACCCGCAGCGCGCCCGGGACCTGCTGCTGGAGTTCGCCGACTTCACCCGCTACTCGTTCCGCAGGCACGGCGACTTCACCACGCTCGCCGACGAGTTGGGCTCCATCGACCAGTACCTCAACCTGGTCCGGGCCCGCTTCGGCGAGCGGCTGCAGGTCACGCTGCGGGTCGCCCCCGAGGTGCTGCCGGTGGCGCTGCCGTTCCTGTGCCTGCAACCGCTGGTGGAGAACGCCGTCAAACACGGCATCGAGGGACGCCCCGGGCGCAGCCGGATCACCATCACGGCCGACGACGACGGCGCGGAGGCCCGCGTGGTGATCCGCGACGACGGCGTCGGCATGGACCCGGAGCGGCTGCGTGCCGTGCTGAGCGGCGAGGGCGGGCCCAGCACCGGCATCGGCCTGGGCAACGTGGACGAGCGGCTGCGCCAGGTCTACGGGCCCGACCACGGCCTGGTGATCGAGACGGCGGCCGGGGCCGGCATGAGGATCACCGTACGGCTGCCCAAGTTCCACCCCGGGGTGCACGCCGACGGCCCCGACCGGCAGCGCTGA
- a CDS encoding cation acetate symporter: MTGAYGIAAVVLVVLATVLIGALGLRISRTTSDFYVASRSVRPRLNGAAISGEYLSAASFLGIAGLLMLHGAGMLWYPIGYTAGYVLLLLFVAAPLRRSGAYTLPDFAHLRLGTVLVRRIAAVFVVGIGWLYLMPQLQGAGLTLQTATGAPDWVGGVLVSVVVVANVAAGGMRSITFVQAFQYWLKLTAMLVPLVFLLLVWHSDGAPGVTDRPARLQRPAVVRIDQRIRVVSAAPVAVTATGGVDGREYHGTRLTLTRGDHTFDAGARIGFPAHAQVPTAVGAVAPSALQWSSPLVNGVGSHPLYDTYGLILATFLGAMGLPHVVVRFYTSPDGRAARRTTLVVLALLGAFYLLQPLYGLLARIYAPDLALTGDTDSAVLVLPERLVGGPAGLALGALLVGGACAAFLSTSSGLAVSLAGVLSQDVLPSVGVRSFRWATVPAVAVPMLLTLAGAHLPVAAVVGLAFAVAASSFFPLLVLGIWWRGLTPPGAVLGLLAGGGGALAAVSVTMIGWFPTGWPNALLAWPAVWSVPVGFVVMVVASLATADRIPGGTDEIMARLHLPGPDERGGAVRTEEAR; this comes from the coding sequence GTGACCGGCGCCTACGGCATCGCCGCCGTCGTGCTGGTGGTCCTGGCGACCGTCCTCATCGGAGCCCTCGGACTGCGCATCTCCCGCACCACGTCCGACTTCTACGTGGCCTCGCGCTCGGTGCGGCCCCGGCTCAACGGCGCGGCCATCAGCGGCGAGTACCTCTCCGCCGCCTCTTTCCTCGGCATCGCCGGGCTGCTGATGCTGCACGGCGCCGGCATGCTCTGGTACCCGATCGGCTACACCGCCGGCTACGTGCTGCTGCTGCTCTTCGTGGCCGCGCCGCTGCGCCGCTCCGGCGCGTACACCCTGCCCGACTTCGCCCACCTGCGCCTGGGCACCGTGCTGGTCCGCCGGATCGCCGCCGTCTTCGTGGTCGGCATCGGCTGGCTCTACCTGATGCCGCAGCTCCAGGGCGCCGGACTGACCCTGCAGACCGCGACCGGCGCCCCCGACTGGGTCGGCGGGGTGCTCGTCTCGGTGGTGGTGGTCGCCAACGTCGCCGCCGGCGGCATGCGCAGCATCACCTTCGTCCAGGCGTTCCAGTACTGGCTCAAGCTCACCGCGATGCTGGTGCCGCTGGTGTTCCTGCTGCTGGTCTGGCACTCGGACGGCGCGCCCGGCGTCACCGACCGGCCCGCGCGGCTGCAACGGCCCGCCGTGGTGCGGATCGACCAGCGCATCCGGGTGGTCAGCGCCGCCCCGGTGGCGGTCACCGCCACCGGCGGCGTCGACGGCCGGGAGTACCACGGCACCCGGCTCACCCTGACCCGCGGCGACCACACCTTCGACGCCGGCGCGCGGATCGGCTTCCCCGCCCACGCGCAGGTCCCCACCGCCGTCGGCGCGGTCGCGCCCAGCGCCCTGCAGTGGTCCAGCCCGCTGGTCAACGGCGTCGGCTCGCACCCGCTGTACGACACCTACGGGCTGATCCTGGCCACCTTCCTCGGCGCCATGGGCCTGCCGCACGTGGTGGTCCGCTTCTACACCAGCCCGGACGGCCGGGCCGCGCGCCGCACCACCCTGGTGGTGCTCGCCCTGCTCGGCGCCTTCTACCTGCTGCAACCCCTGTACGGGCTGCTGGCCCGGATCTACGCCCCCGACCTGGCGCTGACCGGCGACACCGACTCGGCCGTCCTGGTGCTGCCGGAGCGCCTGGTCGGCGGCCCGGCCGGGCTGGCGCTCGGGGCGCTGCTGGTGGGCGGGGCCTGCGCGGCCTTCCTGTCCACCTCGTCCGGGCTGGCCGTCTCGCTGGCCGGGGTGCTCTCCCAGGACGTGCTGCCGTCGGTCGGGGTCCGCTCCTTCCGCTGGGCCACCGTGCCCGCCGTGGCCGTGCCCATGCTGCTCACCCTGGCCGGCGCGCACCTGCCGGTCGCCGCCGTGGTCGGGCTGGCCTTCGCGGTCGCCGCCTCCTCCTTCTTCCCGCTGCTGGTGCTGGGCATCTGGTGGCGCGGACTGACACCGCCCGGCGCGGTGCTCGGACTGCTGGCGGGCGGCGGCGGGGCGCTCGCCGCCGTCAGCGTCACCATGATCGGCTGGTTCCCCACCGGCTGGCCCAACGCCCTGCTGGCCTGGCCCGCGGTGTGGAGCGTGCCGGTCGGCTTCGTCGTCATGGTGGTCGCCTCGCTGGCCACCGCCGACCGCATCCCCGGCGGCACCGACGAGATCATGGCCCGGCTGCACCTGCCCGGGCCCGACGAACGCGGCGGCGCGGTCCGGACGGAGGAGGCCAGATGA